The sequence below is a genomic window from Chondrinema litorale.
GACTTGCAGTGGAACAGAATGGTTTCTTTAATGAACTATGAAGATGATGACATAAGAGGTTATGCGCGCAAGCTTTTATCTGTAAATGAAGATAGAAAAGCCGTTTTGCAAGAATATTTACCGGCTATAGAAATGGCTGGCAATGCTCAAAATGGCAAAATCATTTTTGAGAAACTTTGCATAACTTGCCATCAGGCAGAAGACGTAAATGGTATTGACTTTGGCCCTAACCTCGCCACGTTAAAAAGTAGAAATCCGCATTCTATAGTTACAGAAATCATCAACCCGAACAACTCTATTGCCGATCAATATGATTTATGGGAAATTGAATTGAAAAATGGCAGTAAGGTTAGCGGAATTATTGATCAAGACTCACCAAAGCAATTGGTATTAAAACAGATGAGTGGTGAGCAAGTGGTATTACAAAAAGAGAATATTGTCTCTCAAACCAAATCGAAATATTCTGCCATGCCTAATGGATTAGAAAATGGAATAAGTGTAGAAGAAATGGCAGATATTGTCGCATTCATCAAACAACAAGGAGCATAAATATAAAATCCGCTCAGAGAAATACTTTGAGCGGATTTTCAATCTATTATAAATAGTAGATCAACTTATATCTTGAATTGTTATAATTTTATCATCTTTAAAATGGAAAACAGATTTACCTTTTAAATTAAGCGTATCTCCTATTTTTAAACCATCAGGAAGATCAATTGCCAATTTACCAGTATAATCAATAGCGATTTCTATGTAATCTTCCTTCTCATCAAACGACATTATCTTTTGCTCCCTTTCTGTAAAAAATGATTTTGCCTGCTCTGCCTGATTTTTAAAAGCTTCGAAACCTTCAGTTTCGAGTGTTACCTCGCCATTAGCAATATTTTTAAAGACTACATCATGATGTAAATCTCTAAGCATTACTTTTACATCAAAGCTATTATAACCTTGAATGTAATTTTCAATCATTTCCTTTTTTGTAGGAGTTGCATCCATTGTTTTAGAATTAAAAAATAATTTCAGAAGCTTAGGTTCATAGATCATTCATTAAGAAGTCAACATTTTCCCTTTTAATTTTTTG
It includes:
- a CDS encoding nuclear transport factor 2 family protein; this encodes MDATPTKKEMIENYIQGYNSFDVKVMLRDLHHDVVFKNIANGEVTLETEGFEAFKNQAEQAKSFFTEREQKIMSFDEKEDYIEIAIDYTGKLAIDLPDGLKIGDTLNLKGKSVFHFKDDKIITIQDIS